The genomic DNA CCCGCTCGACCGGCCTCGACCGCCGCTGCGCCCTGCTCGGCACCTTCGGCCTCATGGCATTGGCCTCGACGCACGCCGGTGCGGCTCCCTCGCCCCGAAAGAAGCCGCCGGAGGTCTGGCCGCATGCATCCCAGGTACCGGGCGGCGTGGCCCGCCTGTCGCTCGGTCCCGCAGCCCGGCGCCCGAAGGCCTTCTCCGGCGACGTGCCGTTGCTGGTGGTGGGTGATGCCATCGAGTGGACCGCACTGGTGGGCATTCCGCTCGCGGCCGTGCCGGGCGAGGCGAGCATCGCCGTACGGTACGAGGGCGGCAATGAAAAGCAGATCGCCTACACGGTGAGCCCCAAGCAATACCGCGAGCAGCGCCTGACGGTGCCGCCGCGCACCGTCGACCTGTCGCCCGAGGACGAGGCACGCTACGAACGCGAACGCGCGCACCTGGCCGCCGTGATGGCCACCTTCACCGATCTGCGGCCCGATGCCTCGCTGCAGATGCGCGTCCCCGTGCCGGGCCGCCGTTCCAGTTCGTTCGGCCTGCGCCGCGTGTTCAACGGCCAGTCGCGCAATCCGCACAGCGGCATGGACATCGCGGCCGGCACCGGCACGCCCGTGCTGGCGCCGCTGCCGGGACGCGTGATCGACACCGGCGACTATTTCTTCAACGGCGGCACGGTATGGCTCGACCATGGCGGCGGCCTGCTGACCATGTATTGCCACCTGAGCCGCATCGACACAAAGGTGGGCGATGTGCTGAAGACCGGCGAGCAGCTGGCGGCCGTGGGCGCCACCGGGCGCGTGACGGGGCCGCATCTGCACTGGTCCGTGATGCTCAATCGGGCGATGGTGGATCCGGCGCTGTTTATTTCGACCTGATTCTTCGAGCACGAAGCGCAGCACCTTCTGCTGTACTTGCCCTTAACGCCTGCTTGCCTCATAAACTCGCCTGACTCACACGAGGGGCGGGGTCGAGGCAATGGCTAAACAAACAAGAACCGAGCGACGCCGCGAGCGCGCGAGGCAGGAGCTTGCCGGCAAGGGCTGGACTGCGATCGCCATCGGCGTCCTAATGCTGATGATCGTTCCTGCCTTCGTGCAAGGCCCCTTCGGGAACATGCTCGGGCCGGCTCTTCGGCCGGTCGGCTGGATGGCGTTGGCCCTTGGAGCGGTGCTGCTGGGCATTCACTACCTCACCGGCCGTGGCACGACATCCCTGAAGGTGGAACAAGCATCGGCCCTTAAATCGGCTCGACCGTCCGCATCTTCCGCTTCGAGGCGCGAGCCGGTCTTTGCCCCCGAACCGACCTTGTCTGCGGAGGAGACCGCGCCACGACAGGAGCAGCAATGGAGCGCCGCCGTGCTCTTCGCCATCGAGTGGCGCCGCTTCGAGGCATTGTGCGAAGCCTTCTACGCCCAGGCCGGATTTACCACCCGAAGCCAATCGCACGGCCCTGACGGCGGTGTCGATATCTGGCTTCAGTCCAAGCACATCGTTGCGCCGCGCATCGTGCAATGCAAGCATTGGCGCAACACGCAGGTCGCGCTGAAGGACATGCGCGAATTTCTCGGTGTGATGGCATCGCACAAGCTGCAGAACGGGACGTTCGTCACCAGTTCGACCTTCACCCGGGAAGCGCTGGCGTTTGCCAAAGCCAATGGTATCCAGGCGCAGGACGGTGCTGCATTGCTCAAATTAATTCACCTTCGTACGCCCGAGCAGCAGGCAGCGCTGCTCGCGGTGGCTTATGAGGGCGAATACTGGCGGCCAACTTGCGCCAGTTGCGGCACGAAGATGATGGAGCGGCCAGCCAAGGGCAATCGCGGCGCCTTCTGGGGATGCAACAACTATCGGCGCTGCGGAGCCAAACCTATCTGGAAAGCCAAAACGCCGAATCCGGCCTGACTCCCACTAATGGGAATGCAGTACTATTAACCCAAAGGAGATTGCCCCGCGCGCTGGTTGTACGGAGGCCGCACCATCGATGCGTTTCACCGTTGTTCTTCTTGCCTGCACCATGGCTCTGTCGGGCTGCATGATCGTTCGCAATCCCACGCCGCAGGAGTTGTCCGCACTCGATGACCCACCATTCGAGGTTCAGTCCAAAGT from Variovorax sp. V93 includes the following:
- a CDS encoding M23 family metallopeptidase; its protein translation is MHPSLPDSRSTGLDRRCALLGTFGLMALASTHAGAAPSPRKKPPEVWPHASQVPGGVARLSLGPAARRPKAFSGDVPLLVVGDAIEWTALVGIPLAAVPGEASIAVRYEGGNEKQIAYTVSPKQYREQRLTVPPRTVDLSPEDEARYERERAHLAAVMATFTDLRPDASLQMRVPVPGRRSSSFGLRRVFNGQSRNPHSGMDIAAGTGTPVLAPLPGRVIDTGDYFFNGGTVWLDHGGGLLTMYCHLSRIDTKVGDVLKTGEQLAAVGATGRVTGPHLHWSVMLNRAMVDPALFIST
- a CDS encoding restriction endonuclease, whose product is MAKQTRTERRRERARQELAGKGWTAIAIGVLMLMIVPAFVQGPFGNMLGPALRPVGWMALALGAVLLGIHYLTGRGTTSLKVEQASALKSARPSASSASRREPVFAPEPTLSAEETAPRQEQQWSAAVLFAIEWRRFEALCEAFYAQAGFTTRSQSHGPDGGVDIWLQSKHIVAPRIVQCKHWRNTQVALKDMREFLGVMASHKLQNGTFVTSSTFTREALAFAKANGIQAQDGAALLKLIHLRTPEQQAALLAVAYEGEYWRPTCASCGTKMMERPAKGNRGAFWGCNNYRRCGAKPIWKAKTPNPA